A window from Candidatus Rokuibacteriota bacterium encodes these proteins:
- the trpB gene encoding tryptophan synthase subunit beta, giving the protein MKAAGKRVLRLPDKHGRFGRFGGRFVPETLMAPLIELERAYAEAARDPAFKARLKALLADYAGRPTPLYFARRLTAECGGAKIYLKREDLCHTGAHKINNVLGQGLLAERMGKRRIIAETGAGQHGVATATVAALLGYECEVYMGREDMERQSLNVFRMRLLGATVIPVDAGSRTLKDAMNEAIRDWVTNVRHTYYLIGSTAGPHPYPMMVRDFQAVIGREVRRQIQGLEGRLPDLLVACVGGGSNSLGLFYPFIGDDTVRIVGVEAGGHGLASGQHGASLTAGSVGVLHGAMSYLLQNDDGQIATAHSISAGLDYPGVGPEHSYYKETGRFEFATVTDAEALEGFQALARLEGIMPALESAHAIACMMRLAPTLARDRVIVVGLSGRGDKDVQVVAKALGGLDRDSELRSAKRE; this is encoded by the coding sequence ATGAAAGCCGCCGGGAAACGCGTGCTCCGCTTGCCGGACAAACACGGTCGCTTCGGCCGGTTCGGAGGCCGCTTCGTTCCGGAGACCCTGATGGCCCCGCTCATCGAGCTGGAGCGGGCCTACGCCGAGGCCGCGCGCGACCCCGCCTTTAAGGCCCGGCTCAAGGCCCTGCTGGCCGACTACGCCGGGCGGCCCACGCCGCTCTACTTCGCGCGGCGGCTCACGGCCGAGTGCGGCGGGGCCAAGATCTACCTCAAGCGGGAGGACCTCTGCCACACCGGGGCCCACAAGATCAACAACGTCCTGGGCCAGGGGCTCCTGGCCGAGCGGATGGGCAAGCGCCGGATCATCGCCGAGACCGGCGCTGGTCAGCACGGGGTCGCGACCGCCACCGTCGCCGCGCTGCTCGGGTATGAGTGCGAGGTCTACATGGGGCGGGAGGACATGGAGCGCCAGTCGCTCAACGTCTTCAGGATGCGGCTCCTGGGGGCTACCGTGATCCCGGTGGATGCGGGGAGCCGGACGCTGAAGGACGCCATGAACGAGGCGATCCGCGACTGGGTCACCAACGTCCGCCACACCTACTACCTGATCGGCTCGACGGCCGGACCGCACCCCTACCCGATGATGGTCCGCGACTTCCAGGCTGTCATCGGCCGCGAGGTCAGGCGGCAGATCCAGGGCCTCGAGGGGCGGCTCCCCGATCTCCTGGTCGCCTGCGTCGGGGGCGGGTCGAACTCGCTCGGGCTCTTCTATCCGTTCATCGGCGACGACACGGTCCGCATCGTGGGCGTCGAGGCCGGCGGCCACGGCCTCGCGAGCGGCCAGCACGGCGCCTCACTCACGGCGGGCTCGGTCGGGGTGCTTCACGGAGCCATGAGCTACCTCCTGCAGAACGACGACGGCCAGATCGCAACCGCCCACTCGATCTCGGCCGGACTCGACTACCCCGGCGTGGGACCCGAGCACAGCTACTACAAGGAGACGGGCCGGTTCGAGTTCGCGACGGTCACCGACGCCGAGGCCCTGGAGGGGTTTCAGGCCCTCGCCCGCCTCGAAGGGATCATGCCCGCGCTGGAGTCCGCCCACGCGATCGCCTGCATGATGAGGCTGGCCCCGACGCTCGCCCGCGACAGAGTGATCGTCGTCGGGCTTTCGGGGCGTGGCGACAAGGATGTCCAGGTGGTCGCCAAGGCCCTCGGTGGGCTGGATCGCGATTCCGAGCTGCGATCTGCTAAGAGAGAATAG
- a CDS encoding phosphoribosylanthranilate isomerase, translating to MVKVKICGITNQEDAKLAVEAGADALGFIFVENTPRFVTPEHVAPIIRRLPPFVTPVGVFWEHARGHVKAVAESCGLRALQFHGDETPEDVAGYDLPVIKTVKLPPATTIEGLPEYRIGDLAQVWRYSAVAAAVLLDTALRWSEGEPREPIEWRLARTLLARMLERGRPSLILSGGLTPENVARAVAIVRPYAVDVNSGVEGHPGKKDPDRVRRFVAEAKGAR from the coding sequence ATGGTTAAGGTCAAGATCTGCGGAATCACGAACCAGGAGGACGCCAAGCTCGCGGTGGAGGCCGGGGCCGACGCGCTCGGCTTCATCTTCGTCGAGAACACTCCCCGGTTCGTCACGCCGGAGCACGTGGCTCCCATCATCCGCCGGCTGCCGCCCTTCGTCACCCCGGTCGGCGTCTTCTGGGAGCACGCGCGGGGGCACGTGAAGGCGGTGGCCGAGTCCTGCGGGCTCCGGGCACTGCAGTTCCACGGGGACGAGACACCGGAGGACGTGGCGGGCTACGACCTGCCGGTCATCAAGACCGTGAAGCTCCCGCCGGCCACGACGATCGAGGGCCTACCCGAGTACCGGATCGGCGACCTGGCCCAGGTGTGGCGGTATTCCGCGGTCGCCGCCGCCGTGCTCCTCGACACGGCGCTACGGTGGAGCGAGGGCGAGCCGCGCGAGCCGATCGAGTGGCGGCTGGCCCGAACGCTGCTGGCCCGGATGCTGGAGAGGGGTCGTCCCAGTCTGATCCTGTCCGGCGGGCTCACCCCCGAGAACGTGGCGCGGGCCGTGGCCATCGTCCGGCCGTATGCGGTGGACGTGAACTCCGGGGTGGAAGGGCATCCGGGCAAGAAGGATCCCGACAGGGTGCGTCGGTTTGTCGCCGAGGCCAAGGGGGCCAGATGA